A stretch of the Perca fluviatilis chromosome 17, GENO_Pfluv_1.0, whole genome shotgun sequence genome encodes the following:
- the LOC120545806 gene encoding neuropeptide FF receptor 2-like, translated as MTQNLVLNTTWEGLNPSNSSRLQENPLTHQNITYVDFYLHKPSVAAVFTVSYLLIFLVCMVGNGVVCFTVLRSKNMRTVTNLFILNLAISDLLVGIFCMPTTLVDNIITGWPFGSVVCKLSGMVQGISVSASVFTLVAIAVDRFRCIVYPFKQKLTIPTSKLIIVIIWVLAVSIMCPSGVMLHVTKEQRVRIILGNNNNDSRPFYWCRENWPNQEMRKIYTTVLFVNIYLAPLSLIVVMYARIGFTLSKTAISQVRAGGSVSEEGGGSGKSRTEGRHTISKKKNRVIMMLLVVALLFILSWLPLWTLMMLSDYASLTEHQYRVINIYVYPLAHWLAFFNSSINPIIYGFFNQNFRRGFQAAFKFQLCSECIWCQNTYSHQIRGNAVLPVQPAVLSRSGSGVRPVLMGNCTCSRQERGSLAARSHIKEQDLIMEDLEKVSQI; from the exons ATGACCCAGAATCTAGTTCTCAACACCACCTGGGAGGGCTTGAACCCTTCCAATTCCTCAAGATTGCAGGAAAACCCTTTGACCCACCAGAACATCACCTATGTTGACTTCTACCTCCACAAGCCCTCTGTGGCTGCGGTCTTCACCGTCTCCTACCTGCTCATCTTCCTGGTGTGCATGGTGGGCAACGGGGTGGTGTGTTTCACCGTGCTACGCAGCAAGAACATGCGCACGGTCACCAACCTGTTTATTCTCAACCTCGCCATCAGTGACCTGCTGGTTGGCATCTTTTGCATGCCAACCACGCTGGTGGACAACATCATAACAG GATGGCCATTTGGTAGCGTAGTGTGTAAGCTAAGCGGTATGGTTCAAGGGATATCCGTGTCAGCCTCTGTGTTCACTCTCGTGGCAATAGCTGTTGACAG GTTCCGCTGCATTGTTTACCCTTTCAAGCAGAAGCTGACCATCCCCACCTCAAAGTTAATTATCGTCATCATATGGGTCCTCGCTGTGTCCATCATGTGTCCCTCTGGGGTCATGCTCCATGTCACAAAGGAGCAGAGAGTGCGAATAATCcttggcaacaacaacaacgacagCCGCCCCTTTTACTGGTGCCGGGAAAATTGGCCCAATCAGGAGATGCGGAAAATCTACACCACTGTTCTCTTTGTTAACATCTACCTCGCTCCTCTCAGCCTTATCGTCGTCATGTACGCCCGCATTGGCTTCACCCTCTCCAAGACTGCTATTTCTCAGGTGAGGGCCGGTGGAAGCGTGTCGGAAGAGGGCGGTGGAAGCGGCAAATCTAGAACAGAGGGGCGTCACACAATTTCGAAGAAGAAGAATCGGGTGATAATGATGCTGCTGGTTGTGGCTCTGCTCTTCATCTTATCCTGGCTTCCGCTGTGGACGCTGATGATGCTGAGCGACTACGCCAGCCTGACAGAGCACCAGTATCGGGTCATCAACATCTACGTGTATCCCTTAGCTCATTGGTTGGCCTTCTTCAACAGCAGCATCAACCCCATCATCTATGGGTTCTTCAACCAGAACTTTCGCAGAGGCTTTCAGGCGGCCTTCAAATTCCAGCTGTGCTCTGAGTGCATTTGGTGCCAAAATACCTACTCCCATCAGATCCGAGGGAACGCTGTACTCCCAGTCCAGCCTGCTGTCCTCAGCAGATCGGGCTCAGGGGTCAGACCAGTGTTAATGGGGAATTGTACCTGCTCACGTCAGGAAAGAGGGAGCTTGGCTGCTAGAAGTCATATCAAAGAACAGGACCTGATCATGGAGGACCTGGAAAAGGTGTCCCAGATTTAG